One Micavibrio aeruginosavorus ARL-13 genomic window carries:
- the dxr gene encoding 1-deoxy-D-xylulose-5-phosphate reductoisomerase translates to MSKRVTILGSTGSVGTSTVDLILNNPEAYDIQALTAQTNVDRLADQAIQLKAKRAVIGDETHYTALKNRLAGTGIDCAAGRAAVIEAASMPTDWTMAAIVGMAGLEPILAAIAQGQCVAIANKEPLVAAGPLVMAAARASGATLLPVDSEHNAVFQVFENENRAGIDRIILTASGGPFRTWTMDQMRAATPAQAVAHPNWIMGAKISVDSASMMNKALEIIEAHYLFAMPPEQIDVLVHPQSVIHSMVEYADGSVLAQLGAPDMRTPIAYTLGWPDRIRTSGQRLDLKTLSRLDFEQIDPVRFPSIPMAYDCLRAGPAHCIAFNAANEVAVAAFLGGQIGFYGIMDAVRYAVERVEKVDMSNLSDVLDFDGAVRDDTTAYMNSHHALKSA, encoded by the coding sequence ATGAGTAAACGCGTAACTATTCTGGGATCGACCGGGTCGGTTGGGACATCAACGGTTGATTTGATCCTAAACAATCCTGAAGCGTATGACATACAGGCGTTGACGGCGCAGACGAATGTGGATCGTCTGGCCGATCAAGCCATTCAACTGAAAGCCAAGCGTGCCGTTATCGGCGATGAAACCCATTACACCGCATTGAAAAACCGCCTGGCCGGAACGGGTATTGACTGTGCGGCCGGACGTGCGGCTGTGATCGAAGCGGCTAGTATGCCGACCGATTGGACCATGGCGGCGATTGTCGGCATGGCGGGGCTGGAACCCATTCTGGCCGCGATTGCTCAAGGGCAATGTGTGGCGATTGCAAACAAGGAACCCTTGGTCGCTGCGGGACCCCTGGTGATGGCTGCTGCGCGGGCAAGCGGTGCAACACTTCTGCCTGTGGACAGTGAACACAACGCCGTGTTTCAGGTTTTTGAAAATGAAAACCGTGCCGGTATCGACCGCATTATCCTGACCGCCTCGGGTGGGCCGTTCCGCACCTGGACGATGGATCAAATGCGCGCCGCCACCCCGGCGCAGGCCGTCGCGCACCCGAACTGGATCATGGGAGCCAAGATTTCCGTCGACAGTGCCAGCATGATGAACAAAGCGCTGGAGATCATTGAGGCGCATTATCTGTTCGCCATGCCGCCGGAACAGATTGACGTGCTGGTCCACCCGCAATCGGTCATTCATTCCATGGTCGAATATGCCGATGGATCGGTTTTGGCCCAACTGGGCGCGCCGGATATGCGCACGCCGATTGCCTATACTTTAGGCTGGCCAGACCGGATCAGAACCAGCGGCCAGCGGCTGGATTTAAAAACATTGTCTCGGTTGGATTTCGAACAGATCGACCCGGTGCGCTTCCCCTCTATCCCAATGGCGTATGATTGTTTGCGCGCTGGCCCAGCCCATTGCATAGCGTTCAACGCGGCGAACGAAGTGGCCGTTGCGGCATTTCTGGGCGGTCAGATCGGGTTTTATGGTATTATGGACGCAGTGAGATATGCGGTCGAGCGCGTCGAAAAGGTGGATATGTCCAATCTTTCTGATGTGCTGGACTTTGACGGCGCTGTGCGCGACGATACAACCGCCTATATGAATTCTCATCACGCGCTGAAAAGCGCTTAA
- a CDS encoding isoprenyl transferase, protein MSQSPRHIAIIMDGNGRWATQRGLPRTAGHQRGVESVKRVVEAAVELGVEYLTLFGFSTENWSRPVDEVRELMRLLRMYLRAETAELHRNNIRLKVIGRREELEPDIVKMIEQAENLTANNTAITVMIALNYGGRQDILCAATNMARAMAEQGIEPTYEAAEEYLPQFLSTAGAPDPDILIRTSGERRISNFLLWQCAYSELFYCDTLWPDFSKADLEAAIVDFKARDRRFGGVKSEAK, encoded by the coding sequence ATGAGTCAATCACCGCGCCACATCGCGATCATTATGGACGGCAATGGCCGTTGGGCTACGCAACGTGGGCTTCCGCGGACGGCGGGGCACCAGCGCGGCGTTGAATCCGTGAAGCGCGTTGTCGAAGCGGCGGTTGAACTGGGCGTTGAATACCTGACCCTGTTCGGGTTTTCGACGGAAAACTGGAGCCGCCCGGTTGATGAAGTGCGCGAATTGATGCGCCTTCTGCGCATGTATTTGCGTGCGGAAACGGCGGAACTGCACCGGAATAATATCCGGTTGAAAGTCATCGGCCGCCGCGAAGAACTGGAACCTGACATCGTCAAGATGATCGAGCAGGCCGAGAACCTGACCGCCAATAACACCGCCATCACCGTGATGATCGCCCTGAATTATGGCGGGCGGCAGGATATTTTGTGTGCGGCGACCAATATGGCCCGTGCAATGGCTGAGCAGGGTATTGAGCCGACTTATGAGGCGGCAGAGGAATATCTGCCCCAGTTCCTGTCAACTGCGGGGGCACCCGATCCGGATATTCTGATCCGTACCAGCGGCGAACGCCGGATCAGCAATTTCCTGCTGTGGCAGTGTGCGTATTCTGAATTGTTTTACTGTGACACGTTGTGGCCCGATTTTTCGAAAGCCGACTTGGAAGCCGCCATTGTGGATTTCAAAGCGCGCGACCGCCGTTTTGGTGGTGTGAAGTCTGAGGCGAAGTAA
- the fabZ gene encoding 3-hydroxyacyl-ACP dehydratase FabZ, with protein MSEQNASAAVNIDITRIMEMIPHRYPILLVDRILEFVPNERAVGLKNVTFNEPHFQGHFPRFPVMPGVLIVEAMAQTAAIMVVQTLGKEAEGKLVYFMTIDEARFRKPVVPGDSLHIHVQKTKQRGPVWKFKGEAMVGDTLCAEAEFSAMIMDN; from the coding sequence ATGAGCGAACAAAACGCCTCTGCGGCAGTGAACATCGACATCACACGGATCATGGAAATGATCCCGCATCGCTATCCTATCCTTTTGGTGGATCGGATTTTGGAATTCGTGCCGAATGAACGCGCCGTTGGTCTGAAAAACGTGACATTCAACGAACCGCATTTCCAAGGGCACTTCCCCCGTTTTCCGGTCATGCCGGGCGTTTTGATTGTTGAGGCCATGGCCCAGACGGCGGCCATTATGGTCGTGCAAACGCTGGGGAAAGAGGCGGAAGGAAAACTGGTCTATTTCATGACCATTGATGAGGCCCGTTTCCGCAAGCCCGTCGTGCCGGGGGATTCCTTGCATATCCATGTTCAGAAAACCAAGCAGCGTGGCCCCGTCTGGAAATTCAAGGGCGAGGCCATGGTCGGCGACACGTTGTGTGCCGAGGCCGAATTCAGCGCCATGATCATGGACAATTAA
- the pyrH gene encoding UMP kinase, translating to MSAQSCDSSVPTVDPSVRFKRVLLKMSGEVLMGDREYGIDPATIDRIAADVKQAIELGVQVCVVVGAGNIFRGVSGAENGLERVTGDYIGMLGTVMNALALQSAFEKVGVPTRVQSAIPMQAVCEPFIRRRALRHMEKGRVVIFAAGSGNPFFTTDTPAALRATEMGCDALFKGTKVDGVYSADPHKDPSATHYDTLSYMDVLTKDLKVMDATAISLARENHIPIVVFSVLEAGNFAKVVRGEGKFTIVTDQ from the coding sequence ATGTCTGCGCAATCCTGTGATTCTTCCGTTCCGACCGTTGACCCGTCTGTCCGCTTCAAGCGCGTGTTGCTGAAAATGTCGGGCGAAGTGTTGATGGGCGATCGTGAATACGGCATCGACCCGGCCACCATCGATCGGATCGCCGCAGATGTGAAGCAGGCGATTGAGTTGGGGGTTCAGGTGTGCGTCGTCGTTGGGGCCGGGAACATTTTCCGTGGTGTGTCCGGGGCCGAAAATGGCCTGGAGCGTGTCACTGGGGATTATATCGGCATGTTGGGCACGGTGATGAATGCGCTGGCTCTGCAATCCGCGTTTGAAAAAGTTGGCGTGCCGACCCGCGTGCAATCGGCAATTCCGATGCAGGCTGTGTGCGAACCCTTTATCCGCCGTCGCGCCCTGCGCCACATGGAAAAAGGCCGCGTTGTGATCTTTGCCGCCGGTTCGGGCAACCCGTTTTTTACAACCGATACGCCGGCGGCCTTGCGCGCCACGGAAATGGGCTGTGATGCATTGTTCAAGGGCACCAAGGTTGATGGCGTTTATTCCGCCGACCCGCATAAGGACCCGTCGGCCACCCATTACGATACGTTGTCCTATATGGACGTGCTGACCAAGGATTTGAAGGTCATGGACGCAACGGCGATTTCGCTGGCCCGTGAAAACCACATTCCAATCGTGGTGTTCTCGGTGTTGGAAGCGGGCAATTTTGCCAAGGTTGTCCGTGGCGAAGGCAAGTTTACGATCGTGACCGATCAATAA
- the rseP gene encoding RIP metalloprotease RseP, whose translation MTTSMAEMFQLVAGNIWLYGGSFLLVLSILVFIHEFGHYYIARLCGVRVEVFSIGFGREIWGFNDKHGTRWKFSLIPLGGYVKMFGDSDPASAGHSDKVKGEGGEAPRAMTEAERKEAFFAKSVGKRAAIVFAGPAINYLFAIVLLAGLFMFHGQDVTPAESSAVIAGSAADKAGFKPHDVILTIDGQPIDRFDELRRSVMVKLDTPMEFTVNRAGEVITLTATPERMETEDRHGFKSTRGMLGVISPGDGLAIDNIVAVNGQRTETPEAIRTALLANMGKTFTIMLDRGAKEEGMVVQPLLEQNQDLKNPESEGYNVLVVAQGAPQKTIRHNPIGAVGAAVAETWSVTTSTLEAIGQMFTGTRSATELGGIIRIGALAGDMAQVGILALISFTALLSINLGLINLFPIPMLDGGHLAFYAVEAVKGGPISEQFQEYAFRFGLAILVGIMLFANLNDIVQLVL comes from the coding sequence ATGACCACGTCCATGGCCGAAATGTTTCAGCTGGTTGCCGGTAATATCTGGCTTTATGGCGGGTCGTTCCTGCTGGTTTTGAGCATCCTGGTGTTCATCCATGAATTTGGCCATTACTACATTGCGCGCCTGTGCGGTGTGCGGGTGGAGGTTTTCTCCATCGGTTTTGGCCGCGAAATCTGGGGTTTTAACGATAAACACGGCACGCGGTGGAAGTTTTCGCTGATCCCGCTGGGGGGCTATGTGAAGATGTTCGGCGATTCCGATCCGGCCAGCGCCGGCCATTCGGACAAGGTCAAAGGCGAGGGTGGTGAAGCGCCGCGCGCCATGACCGAAGCCGAACGCAAAGAGGCTTTCTTCGCCAAATCCGTCGGCAAGCGTGCGGCCATCGTGTTTGCCGGGCCGGCGATTAACTATCTGTTCGCCATTGTTTTGTTGGCGGGCCTGTTCATGTTCCATGGTCAGGATGTTACCCCGGCAGAATCCTCCGCTGTGATCGCGGGCTCCGCGGCTGATAAAGCCGGGTTCAAACCGCATGACGTGATTTTGACCATTGATGGTCAGCCGATCGATCGTTTTGATGAATTGCGCCGTTCCGTGATGGTGAAGCTGGACACGCCGATGGAGTTCACCGTTAACCGTGCGGGCGAGGTGATTACCCTGACCGCAACGCCGGAGCGAATGGAAACCGAAGACCGCCACGGGTTTAAAAGCACGCGCGGCATGCTGGGCGTGATCAGCCCGGGCGATGGTCTGGCGATTGATAATATTGTGGCCGTTAACGGCCAGCGCACCGAAACACCGGAGGCGATCCGTACGGCTTTGTTGGCCAATATGGGCAAAACCTTCACGATCATGCTGGATCGTGGTGCGAAGGAAGAGGGTATGGTGGTCCAGCCGTTGCTGGAACAGAACCAGGATCTGAAAAACCCGGAATCGGAGGGGTATAACGTTCTGGTCGTCGCCCAAGGCGCGCCGCAGAAAACCATCCGCCATAACCCGATCGGTGCCGTTGGGGCCGCTGTGGCCGAAACATGGTCCGTCACCACCAGCACGCTGGAAGCCATCGGGCAGATGTTCACCGGAACGCGCAGTGCAACCGAACTGGGCGGGATTATCCGTATCGGGGCGCTGGCCGGGGATATGGCACAGGTCGGGATTTTGGCCCTGATCAGCTTCACGGCATTACTTTCCATAAACCTTGGTTTGATCAACCTGTTCCCAATCCCGATGCTGGATGGCGGACACTTGGCTTTCTATGCCGTTGAGGCGGTGAAAGGCGGCCCGATTTCTGAGCAATTTCAGGAATATGCCTTCCGATTCGGACTAGCCATACTTGTCGGAATCATGCTATTTGCTAACCTGAACGATATCGTACAGCTGGTCCTCTGA
- a CDS encoding phosphatidate cytidylyltransferase has product MKLTSLQSRILSGVILGPLTLFLIYLGHMPFFIFMLVAAMISVWEWWRMSDAGDHPMRDVLVGALYMVVAYTSFIWLRTQFLEGLFLVATLLLCVWASDIGAYFAGRAIGGPKLAPRVSPNKTWAGFIGAMVSSGVVLTLLFAARPSLMQWTPVVSGGLIPIHSFVVFLTGCWFGAVGQAGDLLISAFKRRVGVKDTGNLIPGHGGLLDRIDSLLLVSPVFLLAYMMWLR; this is encoded by the coding sequence ATGAAACTGACATCTCTGCAATCCCGCATTTTATCGGGCGTGATTTTGGGCCCGTTGACCCTGTTCCTGATTTATCTGGGACATATGCCTTTCTTCATTTTCATGCTGGTTGCGGCGATGATTTCCGTTTGGGAATGGTGGCGTATGTCGGATGCAGGTGACCACCCGATGCGCGATGTTTTGGTTGGCGCGTTGTATATGGTGGTGGCCTATACGTCCTTCATCTGGTTGCGGACACAATTTCTGGAAGGGTTGTTTCTGGTTGCGACTTTGTTGCTCTGTGTCTGGGCCAGCGATATCGGCGCGTATTTTGCGGGCCGCGCGATTGGCGGGCCGAAACTGGCACCGCGGGTCAGCCCGAATAAAACATGGGCCGGATTTATCGGCGCGATGGTGTCGAGCGGCGTTGTTCTGACCCTCTTGTTCGCCGCACGCCCCAGCCTGATGCAATGGACGCCGGTTGTCAGTGGCGGTTTAATCCCCATCCATTCCTTTGTCGTGTTTTTAACCGGGTGCTGGTTTGGGGCCGTAGGGCAGGCGGGTGATTTGTTGATCTCCGCATTCAAACGCCGCGTCGGTGTGAAGGATACGGGGAATTTGATTCCCGGCCATGGCGGTTTGCTGGACCGGATTGATTCATTGTTACTGGTTTCGCCAGTCTTCCTGCTGGCTTACATGATGTGGCTGCGATGA
- the bamA gene encoding outer membrane protein assembly factor BamA, with the protein MNMIRVTGLGLLAIAGLCAFSILAVPTAVSAQGYASEQATGTKIKDIEVLGTQRIEPVTVLTYLDAKVGDPMTQDLLDGALKSLFGTGLFADVTLRQKGSTLEVTVVENPVISEIAFEGNDKLKDEDLLAEISLRPRQVFTRTKVQSDLNRLYQVYTRSGRFSAQIDPKVIELDQNRVNLVFEIDEGPVTKVKGIRFVGNEVYDDDTLRSEISTKEDRWYRFLGSDDRYDPDRLSYDQELLRRFYLSQGYADFRILASNAELSKDKDAFYLTFTVEEGPRYRVGNVTIDANLRDFNEAELVPFLTFKPGDWYNADEVERTVDAFTRELGNRQFAFVDVKPGVERNREKRTVDLTFNIRETPKVFVERIDIRGNVRTLDKVIRREMDLVEGDPFNREKVAKSEQKIRDLGYFENVIVTPQPGTAPDKSVVDIEVAEKSTGELSIGAGFSTADGPLADFKIRERNFLGKGQDLLLGATIAGERTEFDFAFTEPYFLDRDFSAGVNAFHITRDLQDESSYDQKRTGGGVEFGYPLSEKWRQSLRYRIEQNEITEVQDDASRYIKEQAGERSTSAIGQMLTYDSRNSTLFPSDGTYGWLDTEMSGLGGDSQYISAKLGASHFYPLFDTDRVVLNVLGEVGAIHGYGDENVAINERFFLGGGTLRGFEPAGVGPRDIGTDDSLGGNMFYRGSVELSFPVGLPDEMGIKGHAFTDFGSLWEIDDVGSDVEDINSLRAGAGVGVSWRSPIGPVRVDFSAPFMKEDFDKEENFRFSFGTRF; encoded by the coding sequence ATGAACATGATCCGTGTTACAGGGCTTGGCCTTCTGGCCATAGCGGGGCTTTGCGCTTTTTCAATTCTGGCCGTGCCGACAGCCGTATCCGCACAAGGGTATGCGTCTGAACAGGCAACCGGCACGAAAATCAAAGACATCGAAGTGCTGGGCACCCAGCGTATCGAGCCCGTGACCGTTCTGACATATCTGGACGCCAAGGTCGGCGACCCGATGACGCAGGACCTGCTCGATGGCGCGCTGAAAAGCCTGTTTGGCACCGGTCTGTTCGCCGACGTGACCCTGCGCCAGAAGGGCAGCACGCTGGAAGTCACCGTGGTTGAAAACCCCGTCATCAGCGAGATTGCGTTCGAAGGCAACGACAAGCTGAAAGACGAAGATTTGCTGGCTGAAATCAGCCTGCGCCCGCGTCAGGTGTTTACCCGGACGAAAGTGCAATCCGACCTGAACCGCCTGTATCAGGTTTATACGCGCTCCGGCCGTTTCTCGGCCCAGATTGATCCGAAAGTGATTGAGTTGGACCAAAACCGCGTCAACCTGGTGTTCGAAATTGACGAAGGCCCGGTGACAAAGGTGAAGGGTATTCGTTTTGTCGGCAACGAAGTGTATGACGACGACACGTTGCGCAGTGAGATCAGCACGAAGGAAGATCGCTGGTACCGTTTCCTCGGCTCTGATGACCGTTATGACCCGGACCGCCTGTCCTATGACCAGGAATTGTTGCGCCGGTTCTATCTGTCGCAAGGTTATGCCGATTTCCGCATTCTGGCGTCGAACGCCGAATTGTCCAAGGACAAGGATGCGTTCTATCTGACATTCACTGTTGAAGAAGGGCCGCGTTACCGCGTTGGCAATGTCACGATTGATGCCAATTTGCGCGACTTCAACGAGGCCGAACTGGTTCCATTCCTGACCTTTAAGCCGGGCGACTGGTACAATGCGGATGAAGTTGAACGCACGGTCGATGCCTTCACCCGCGAGTTGGGCAACCGGCAGTTTGCCTTCGTCGATGTAAAGCCAGGTGTTGAACGTAACCGCGAAAAACGTACCGTTGACCTGACCTTCAATATCCGCGAAACGCCAAAAGTATTCGTTGAGCGTATTGATATTCGCGGTAACGTCCGTACCTTGGACAAAGTCATCCGTCGCGAGATGGATCTGGTCGAGGGCGACCCGTTCAACCGTGAAAAGGTGGCCAAATCGGAACAGAAAATCCGCGATCTTGGATATTTCGAAAACGTGATTGTCACACCGCAGCCGGGCACTGCACCGGATAAATCGGTCGTCGATATCGAAGTTGCCGAAAAATCCACGGGCGAACTTTCCATCGGTGCGGGTTTCTCGACCGCTGATGGTCCGTTGGCTGACTTCAAGATTCGCGAACGGAACTTCCTGGGTAAAGGGCAGGATTTGTTGCTCGGTGCCACGATTGCCGGTGAACGGACGGAATTTGATTTCGCCTTTACCGAACCATATTTCCTGGACCGCGATTTTTCGGCTGGCGTCAATGCCTTCCACATTACCCGCGACCTGCAGGACGAAAGCTCCTATGACCAGAAGCGGACCGGTGGTGGTGTTGAATTCGGTTACCCGTTGTCGGAAAAATGGCGTCAATCGTTGCGCTATCGTATCGAGCAAAACGAAATCACCGAAGTACAGGATGATGCCTCCCGTTACATTAAGGAACAGGCCGGCGAACGTTCAACCTCTGCCATTGGCCAGATGCTGACCTATGACTCACGGAACAGCACGTTGTTCCCGTCTGACGGCACCTATGGCTGGCTTGACACTGAAATGTCCGGTCTGGGCGGGGATTCGCAATATATCTCGGCCAAATTGGGCGCATCGCATTTCTATCCGCTGTTCGACACCGATCGCGTTGTCCTGAACGTTTTGGGTGAGGTTGGGGCCATTCATGGTTATGGCGATGAAAACGTTGCTATTAACGAACGCTTCTTCCTTGGCGGTGGTACGTTGCGCGGGTTTGAACCGGCTGGTGTCGGTCCGCGTGATATTGGTACCGATGACTCGCTGGGGGGCAACATGTTCTATCGCGGGTCGGTGGAATTGTCGTTCCCGGTCGGGTTGCCCGATGAAATGGGAATCAAGGGCCACGCGTTTACCGATTTCGGTTCGCTGTGGGAAATTGACGATGTCGGTTCCGACGTTGAAGATATCAATTCCCTGCGCGCTGGTGCCGGTGTTGGTGTGTCATGGCGTTCACCGATTGGCCCGGTTCGGGTTGATTTCTCCGCTCCGTTCATGAAGGAAGATTTCGACAAGGAAGAAAACTTCCGCTTCAGCTTCGGCACGCGGTTCTAA
- the lpxD gene encoding UDP-3-O-(3-hydroxymyristoyl)glucosamine N-acyltransferase, translating to MADQSFFTRLGPFSLADIAASCGAELQSGNSAHMVHDVGALDQAGADQISFLDNIKYRDAFRASKAGACFVAPQMVEFAPAGMALLVSKNPYKAYALCAQKFYPEAYPAARISPHAHVDPSATIGAGCVIDDGAVVQAGATIGDGSWIESNAVIGRNVTVGQKCRIGAGATVTHCVIGNAVRLYPGVRIGQDGFGFAIDPAGHVKVPQLGRVVIEDRVEIGANTCIDRGAGPDTVIGAGTWIDNLVQIGHNVKIGRGCVIVSQVGVSGSTVLEDYVVLAGQVGVAGHLRIGRGARIAAQSGLMRDVPAGEEQMGSPALPIKQYMRQIAMLNRLIKKQK from the coding sequence GTGGCTGATCAATCGTTTTTCACCCGGCTGGGTCCGTTCAGTCTTGCCGATATTGCGGCGTCATGCGGCGCGGAATTGCAAAGCGGTAATTCCGCGCATATGGTCCATGATGTTGGCGCCCTGGATCAGGCGGGTGCGGATCAGATCAGCTTTCTCGACAATATAAAATATCGCGATGCGTTCCGCGCCAGCAAAGCCGGGGCCTGTTTTGTGGCTCCGCAGATGGTGGAATTCGCACCGGCGGGCATGGCCCTGCTGGTCAGCAAAAATCCTTACAAGGCCTATGCCCTGTGCGCGCAGAAATTTTATCCGGAGGCCTATCCGGCGGCGCGGATATCACCGCACGCCCATGTTGATCCATCCGCTACGATTGGGGCCGGGTGTGTGATTGATGATGGTGCCGTGGTGCAGGCAGGGGCAACGATTGGCGATGGATCATGGATTGAATCCAATGCCGTGATTGGGCGCAACGTGACCGTGGGGCAAAAATGCCGTATTGGCGCGGGCGCGACGGTGACACATTGTGTGATTGGGAATGCCGTGCGGCTTTATCCCGGTGTACGCATTGGCCAGGATGGGTTTGGGTTTGCCATTGATCCGGCGGGTCATGTAAAGGTGCCCCAGCTGGGCCGCGTGGTCATTGAGGACCGCGTGGAGATTGGCGCGAACACCTGTATCGATCGTGGGGCTGGACCGGATACGGTGATTGGTGCGGGCACATGGATCGACAATCTGGTTCAAATTGGACATAACGTAAAAATTGGCCGTGGCTGCGTGATTGTATCTCAGGTCGGCGTGTCCGGGTCCACTGTGCTGGAAGACTATGTCGTTCTGGCCGGGCAGGTGGGTGTGGCCGGGCATTTGCGTATTGGGCGCGGTGCACGTATTGCGGCGCAATCCGGTCTGATGCGGGATGTTCCGGCGGGCGAAGAACAAATGGGTTCTCCGGCCTTGCCAATCAAGCAATATATGCGTCAAATTGCGATGTTGAATCGCCTGATCAAAAAACAGAAATAA
- a CDS encoding OmpH family outer membrane protein: protein MQVNKMAVLAGAGVVVLAGLALIVGPSLLSHATNDVTKAESAAGSGHVIAVIDAQAVLNSSKAGKSIQDQLANQRDAFQKEFSKMERDLGDEEKKLVAERDKLTPEKFAEKRRAFEEKLMDARRLAQRRRVSLEKASADAYNKLRSRMTEIVAEQAQANGYDIVLTRQNVVLAEKEMDITGPVMDKLNKDFPDVKLDISAAEKAVDTALSGAEKSNTPLAE, encoded by the coding sequence ATGCAAGTAAATAAAATGGCTGTTTTGGCGGGCGCTGGTGTTGTTGTGTTAGCGGGGTTGGCCCTGATCGTTGGGCCGTCGTTACTGAGCCATGCGACCAATGACGTGACCAAAGCGGAATCCGCCGCAGGGTCTGGTCACGTGATCGCGGTGATTGATGCACAAGCCGTTTTGAACAGTTCCAAAGCCGGAAAATCGATTCAGGATCAACTGGCGAACCAACGCGACGCTTTCCAGAAGGAATTTTCCAAGATGGAGCGCGATCTGGGAGATGAGGAGAAGAAGCTGGTCGCTGAGCGTGATAAGCTGACCCCGGAAAAATTCGCTGAAAAACGCCGTGCGTTTGAAGAAAAACTGATGGATGCGCGTCGTCTGGCGCAACGTCGCCGCGTGTCGTTGGAAAAGGCTTCTGCCGATGCGTATAACAAGCTGCGGTCCCGCATGACCGAAATTGTGGCCGAACAGGCCCAAGCCAATGGCTATGACATTGTCCTGACTCGTCAGAACGTGGTTCTGGCCGAAAAGGAAATGGACATTACCGGTCCGGTGATGGACAAGCTGAACAAGGACTTCCCGGATGTGAAACTGGATATCAGTGCGGCGGAAAAGGCGGTTGATACTGCGTTGTCCGGTGCTGAAAAATCCAACACACCGTTGGCCGAGTAA
- the frr gene encoding ribosome recycling factor: MAYDKNDLKRRMDGAMEQLKTEFTGLRTGRAATSMLETVQVEAYGSHMPISQCGSVSVPEPRMLTVTVWDATISKNVEKAIRESGLGLNPQAEGNVIRVPVPQLNEERRKELTKVAGKYAEGARVAVRNIRRDGMDGIKAMKGEVSEDDQKRLSDEVQKLTDGYIAQIDKMLVDKEKDIMTV, from the coding sequence ATGGCTTACGATAAAAATGATCTGAAACGCCGCATGGATGGCGCGATGGAACAGTTGAAAACCGAATTTACGGGCCTGCGCACCGGACGTGCCGCGACCAGCATGCTGGAAACCGTTCAGGTTGAAGCATACGGCTCGCACATGCCGATCAGTCAATGCGGTTCGGTCAGCGTGCCGGAACCCCGTATGCTGACGGTTACGGTATGGGACGCAACCATTTCCAAAAACGTTGAAAAGGCCATTCGTGAATCCGGTCTGGGTCTGAACCCGCAGGCCGAAGGTAACGTCATCCGCGTGCCGGTTCCGCAATTGAACGAAGAGCGCCGCAAAGAACTGACCAAAGTGGCCGGTAAATATGCTGAAGGTGCCCGTGTTGCCGTGCGCAACATTCGCCGCGACGGTATGGATGGCATCAAGGCGATGAAGGGCGAAGTGTCCGAAGACGATCAAAAGCGTTTGTCCGATGAAGTGCAAAAGCTGACCGATGGTTACATTGCACAGATCGACAAAATGTTGGTCGATAAAGAAAAAGACATTATGACCGTTTGA